The proteins below come from a single Chrysoperla carnea chromosome 1, inChrCarn1.1, whole genome shotgun sequence genomic window:
- the LOC123305748 gene encoding uncharacterized protein LOC123305748 — protein MMKCVVFLLVAFGSFISNNFINAFQWNIINPPTYPQMAINAMINLPLSPISSLQINGSLPLLAIFPMPIQYFPMQPMALNPYAAYPIYPWWPINPSFSGKVNEPTTQSTPALDTQSIPSPVEPNNSSISSKEIHPTTVPTTPSTTSTSEPKPLPLLNPVSTVLDYGNNQEQEPFGWEDSISEQKLQPLLNPGSSVLNNGNYHEQGSFGWEDSPSEQKPQPPLNSGSAIFNGGNHHEQGPFDWKDSTSEQKPQPHLNPGSIGFNDGNFHEQGPFGWEDSTSEQKPQQALNTGSTGFNKVILQEQKYLLQPPWEQSTLEIKPQQPLNPGSTGYNHGNYPEQRPFNWEYSTSEQKPQLPLNPGLSLHNDGNYHAQGFFGWKNSTTEHKPQKPLNPGHNNVIYQEQGYFLRPPWEHSTSEQKPQRPMTPGFTGHTNGTNQEQGSIQRPAWGFTFSEENQQRPLNLESTGHSDVINQEHGYFLRPALEYSTSDIKPQRPLIPGSTGHHDGNYQEQSLLLRPPWMDSTSGTKPPRPLNPVSAGHNDVIYKEQGFFLGSPWEYSISKSKPQEPLNPVSKDHNNGNHQQQSPFQRPSWEGSISEPKPQSPSNPGTTGYNHVNYQEEGPFGWEDSTSEQKPQQPLNSGSAGPNDANYHVEGPFGWEE, from the exons ATGATGAAATGCGTGGTATTTTTATTG GTAGCTTTTGGTAGTTTTATTTCTAACAACTTTATTAATGCATTTCAATGGAATATAATTAATCCTCCAACGTATCCTCAAATGGCAATCAACGCAATGATTAATCTACCATTATCACCAATATCATCTTTACAAATAAATGGTTCGTTACCATTGTTAGCAATTTTTCCAATGCCAATACAATATTTTCCAATGCAACCAATGGCACTTAATCCATATGCAGCATATCCAATCTATCCATGGTGGCCAATAAATCCTTCATTTTCTGGTAAAGTAAATGAGCCCACCACGCAATCTACTCCAGCTCTCGATACACAATCTATTCCATCTCCAGTGGAGCCAAATAATTCTTCAATTTCTAGTAAAGAAATTCATCCCACTACAGTCCCCACTACACCATCTACAACTTCCACTTCAGAGCCAAAACCACTGCCACTTTTAAATCCTGTATCTACAGTTCTCGATTATGGAAATAACCAGGAGCAAGAACCCTTCGGCTGGGAGGATTCCATTTCAGAACAAAAACTACAGCCGCTATTAAATCCTGGATCTTCAGTTCTAAACAATGGAAATTACCATGAGCAAGGCTCCTTTGGCTGGGAGGATTCGCCTTCAGAACAAAAACCACAGCCACCTTTAAACTCTGGATCTGCAATTTTCAACGGTGGAAATCACCATGAGCAAGGACCCTTTGACTGGAAGGATTCCACTTCAGAGCAAAAACCACAGCCTCATTTAAATCCTGGATCTATAGGTTTCAACGATGGAAATTTTCATGAGCAAGGACCTTTTGGCTGGGAAGATTCCACTTCAGAACAAAAACCACAGCAAGCTTTAAATACTGGATCTACAGGTTTCAACAAAGTCATTCTCCAGGAGCAGAAATACCTTTTGCAACCACCCTGGGAACAATCCACTTTAGAAATAAAACCACAGCAACCCTTAAATCCTGGATCCACAGGTTACAATCATGGAAATTATCCGGAGCAAAGACCTTTTAATTGGGAGTATTCCACCTCAGAGCAAAAACCACAGCTACCTTTAAACCCTGGATTATCACTTCACAACGATGGAAATTACCATGCACAAGGATTCTTTGGCTGGAAGAATTCCACTACAGAGCATAAACCACAGAAACCTTTAAATCCTGGTCACAACAATGTCATTTACCAGGAGCAGGGATACTTTCTGCGACCGCCTTGGGAACATTCAACCTCAGAGCAAAAACCACAGCGGCCTATGACTCCTGGATTTACGGGTCACACCAATGGAACTAACCAGGAACAAGGATCTATTCAACGACCGGCCTGGGGGTTTACTTTCTCAGAGGAAAATCAACAGCGACCCTTAAATCTTGAATCTACAGGTCACAGCGATGTTATTAACCAGGAACACGGATACTTTCTGCGACCGGCCTTGGAGTATTCCACCTCAGACATCAAACCTCAGCGACCTCTAATTCCTGGATCTACAGGTCACCACGATGGAAATTACCAGGAGCAAAGCCTATTGCTGCGACCGCCCTGGATGGATTCTACCTCAGGAACAAAACCTCCGCGGCCTTTAAATCCTGTATCTGCAGGTCACAACGATGTCATTTACAAGGAGCAAGGATTCTTTCTGGGATCGCCCTGGGAGTATTCCATCTCAAAGTCAAAACCGCAAGAACCTTTAAATCCTGTATCTAAGGATCACAATAACGGAAATCATCAACAGCAAAGTCCCTTTCAGCGACCATCCTGGGAGGGTTCCATCTCAGAGCCAAAACCACAGAGTCCCTCAAATCCAGGAACCACTGGTTACAACCATGTAAACTACCAGGAGGAAGGACCTTTTGGCTGGGAGGATTCCACTTCAGAGCAAAAACCACAGCAACCTTTAAATTCTGGATCTGCAGGTCCCAACGATGCAAATTACCATGTGGAAGGGCCCTTTGGTTGGGAGGAATAA
- the LOC123294131 gene encoding proteoglycan 4-like has translation MQPNSEFTTAFYSERTQYSAPEPNTTHPASPLATESAPDPTKQSTSFPVYPWQALNFSSTGKEIEPTTQPTLTPNTQFTAPPTSAAGKEIDLPAQSNPAPCSQFIADPTKQLTRKPSIQSNPKFTTEYNSETTQYSTPEPKTTHPTPPPATESAPDHTKQSTPNRVYSRQPIHSSSAGKKIYFTTQSPPAPDTQSSPDPTKQFTRELPTQPNPEFTTESNSERTLYSIPEPTTKQFAPTPASASTPYPVYSRQPIYSSSIGKKIEPTTLSTPAPTTQSIPDLSNPFIPELSIESNQEFTTESNSGTTLYSILEPKISQSSPAPATESTTDTASDPTKQSTLYPTYSLQPIYSLSTGKKNESAAQSTLALATESVPGPNKHSTPYSIYSKPPIYSLSTDKEIKPTTQPILTPAIQSIPDPTKKSTPKPPTLSSSEPTTQSTTKRSPSHVFLRPNTWDSESDESQEEPSNVPHARSGFPKPGQQFPAPYFLKSEPKPQRTVDSGFTSHNKSDYEEKKFLGFLKLAGGNPIMNVPDKRPGFIKPSPASPLRHLKKREATLLSTLKVKSLRYFYHLYPLYPSYTTKQSISERTTQYTPEFTTESNSEPKIDSTPDPNVQRPLYPESTNLPYEEEYKGPFLRPVFVDSLDMESSEEDLRVPEMYRSVSQNQDNHFLIIISRRESPH, from the coding sequence ATGCAACCTAATTCAGAGTTTACAACGGCATTTTATTCAGAGCGAACACAATATTCTGCTCCAGAGCCAAATACCACTCATCCTGCTTCACCACTCGCTACAGAATCTGCTCCAGATCCCACTAAACAATCTACATCATTTCCAGTCTATCCATGGCAGGCACTTAATTTTTCCTCCACTGGTAAAGAAATTGAGCCTACAACACAACCCACTCTAACGCCCAATACACAATTTACCGCGCCTCCCACTTCAGCTGCTGGTAAAGAAATTGATCTTCCCGCACAATCTAATCCAGCGCCCTGTTCACAATTTATTGCAGATCCCACTAAACAACTTACCCGAAAGCCCTCTATACAATCTAATCCAAAGTTTACAACGGAATATAATTCTGAGACAACACAATATTCTACTCCAGAGCCAAAGACCACACATCCTACTCCACCACCCGCTACAGAATCTGCTCCAGATCATACTAAACAATCTACACCAAATCGAGTCTATTCAAGGCAGCCAATTCATTCTTCATCTgctggtaaaaaaatttattttaccacaCAATCTCCTCCAGCGCCCGATACCCAATCTAGCCCAGATCCCACTAAACAATTTACGCGAGAGCTCCCCACACAACCTAATCCAGAGTTTACAACGGAATCTAATTCTGAGCGAACACTATATTCTATCCCAGAGCCAACAACCAAACAATTTGCTCCAACGCCTGCTTCCGCATCTACACCATACCCAGTCTATTCAAGGCAGCCAATCTATTCTTCATCCattggtaaaaaaattgaacccACCACACTATCTACTCCAGCGCCCACTACACAATCTATTCCAGATCTCTCCAATCCATTTATACCAGAACTCTCGATAGAATCTAATCAAGAGTTTACAACGGAGTCTAACTCTGGGACCACATTATATTCTATCCTAGAGCCAAAAATTTCACAATCTTCACCAGCGCCCGCTACAGAATCTACTACAGATACTGCCTCAGATCCCACTAAACAATCTACATTATATCCAACCTATTCATTGCAACCAATTTATTCTTTATCCACtggtaaaaaaaatgaatctgcCGCACAGTCTACTCTAGCGCTCGCTACAGAATCTGTTCCAGGCCCCAATAAACACTCTACTCCATATTCAATCTATTCAAAGCCGCCAATTTATTCCTTATCCACTGATAAAGAAATTAAGCCCACCACGCAACCTATTCTCACGCCTGCTATACAATCTATCCCAGATCCCACTAAAAAATCTACCCCAAAGCCCCCTACACTATCTTCCTCAGAGCCCACGACACAATCTACCACAAAACGTAGCCCAAGTCACGTCTTTCTGAGGCCAAATACCTGGGATAGTGAGTCCGACGAATCTCAGGAGGAGCCCTCGAATGTTCCACATGCACGGTCGGGTTTCCCAAAACCAGGGCAACAATTTCCTGCTCCTTATTTCTTAAAATCAGAGCCCAAACCACAGCGAACTGTTGATTCTGGATTTACAAGTCATAATAAAAGTGAttacgaagaaaaaaaattcttaggaTTTCTGAAACTGGCCGGGGGGAATCCAATTATGAATGTCCCAGATAAACGTCCGGGTTTCATAAAACCTAGCCCAGCTAGTCCTCTccgtcatttaaaaaaaagagaggCTACTCTATTGTCTACCCTAAAGGTAAAATCACTtcgatatttttatcatttatatccTTTATATCCTTCATATACCACTAAACAATCTATCTCAGAGCGTACTACCCAATATACTCCAGAATTCACAACGGAATCTAATTCAGAGCCTAAAATAGATTCCACCCCAGATCCAAATGTACAGCGGCCTTTATATCCTGAATCTACAAACCTTCCTTATGAAGAAGAGTACAAAGGACCCTTCCTGCGACCTGTATTTGTGGATAGTCTCGATATGGAAAGTAGTGAGGAAGATTTAAGAGTTCCCGAAATGTACCGCTCGGTCTCGCAAAACCAGGATAACCATTtcctaattattatttcaagaaGGGAGAGCCCACACTAG